GCACACGGCGGCTTCATTGTCCGTACTGCCGCAGCCGGAGCAAACGAAGAGGATCTCCGTTCCGATCTGCGTTTTCTGATCAACCTGTGGAACGACATTAAATCACGATCGGAGAACAGCAAGGCTCCAGCTCTCATCTATCACGATCTCAATCTCGTCGAGCGCATTCTTCGTGATCAGGTCACAAGCAACTTCACGAGTATTTGGGCAGACAGCGAGCAGGAGTACGAGCGCATCGTGCGCTTCCTCGGTCGCTTCCAGCCAGCGATGGTGCGACGCGCCAAGCTCTATACCAAGGACACACCGCTGTTCGAGCAATTCGGGATTCAGGACGAGATCAACAATGCCCTGAAATCAAAAGTCTGGTTGAAGAGTGGTGGATACATAGTGATCAATCAAACCGAAGCGCTCGTGGCCATCGATATCAATACCGGTAAGTACGTCGGGAAGACGATGCGTCTTGAGGACACGATCGTAAAGACGAACATCGATGCCATCAAAGAGATCGTCCGGCAAATACGCCTGCGCGACCTTGGCGGCATCATCGTCATTGACTTCATCGATATGGACGAGCGCAAGAACCGCCAAAAAGTCATGCAGGCTCTGGAGGAAGCATTGAAGAGCGATCGCGCGCCTTCGAAGGTGTTGCAGTTCAACGACTTCGGACTCGTCGCAATTACCCGCAAGCGCGTAAAGCAATCTCTGGAGCGTACGCTGTCAACAGCATGCTCTTATTGCAGCGGCACCGGCATGATCAAGAGCGTGCAGACGGTCTGCAATGAGATCTACGTCGAGATGCGCAAGATGGCGCACCAGATGGAGCGGCACGACGTAATGTTGCGCGTCAATCCGGAGGTCGTGAAGGCTCTCAAAGCTAACAACGCGCGCTGGCTGCAGGAGATGGAAGAGCTGGCCGGCAAGACGATCATCGTAAAGAGCGATCCTCTGCTGCACCAGGAACAGTTTGATATCAACTAGGGCTTCGTTCCAGTTCAGCGACCACGGACAGAAGCTTGGATTTCTGCAATCATCCTTATTCCTCGCGCGAGTCGCGCAGGAATAAGATCTTCGAATTACCCCACGATGGGTCTAGAAAGGAACCACTTTCTTCAACCCAGTCTTCTTTTTTTTCTTGCTCGAAGAACTTCCCTGATCCTTGGAACCCGAGCTTGAGGCCGCCTCACTCGACGATCCATTCTGAATTTCGTTCACTTGAGCTGGTGCCTGGGGCGGTGTAGCTCCGTTTGCAGCATTCGAATTGGAAGCCGAAGCGCCCTCGCTTGTCTTGCTTGAAGAAGGATCCTCACCAGCCTGGGCTCCTCCGGCTGCGTTTGGCGTCAGTTCGCCAATTCCCGTATCGGAGCCACTCCCACTGTTTGTCGAAGGTGCTGGAGCCGTAGATTCCTGGTTGGCGCTGGGAGCTGCCTGTGAACGCGGGATCGGATCGCTCTTTGTGGCATCGGAACCTGTTGTCTTCTCTAGAGTAAGTGTGCCATTGCGACTAGAGTCATTAATGCCAAGAGCGGCATTGTTAGCCTCATGAATGAGTTGCGGCGCACTCGTTTGCTGGGGTTCGATGAGTGTTGGTTCACCAACTTTGGCAGCGCGGGCAAGGTCATCGGGAGCCTTGTGAAAGGTCGACATCATAGTGCGGAAGCGTCCCAGTTCGGACCGGCTCTGTTCCTCCGCCTTGTATTGGGCAATGGCTTCGGGCGTTGGAGTAGGAACGGGCAGTCCTAATTCCTTCAAGCGCGACTTGGCCTCATCGGCCCGATCGCTCGTAGGGTATCGTTCAATAATCCGGGAGTACGCTTTCGCCGCATCCGCGTCGTATTGCTTGATTAAGCGTACTTTCGGAGCTTCGGGCAGCTTACTCGCTCTTAGCATTGCCGCCTCCGCCTCGTACGAGCGGCCGAGCATCATGAGAGCATCGTCAGCCTCGCTGTACAGCGGGTAAGTGTCCGCCAGGCTTTTCAGCCGCGCAACCGCCGCCGGATAAGATTCGCGCAGGAAGTAAAACCGTCCGATACGATATTGCCTTTCTGCCAGCACCTCCTGCACCTCGCGCAAACGTTGCTTGGCCTCGGCCACCAGTTTGCTGTCGGGAAACTGCTGCATAAGCTGGCGGTATTCGTCCTCCGCGCGCATCGCGTGCGTGTAATCGCGGTCGGGCTTCTCCATCTGCTTGTAGTGCATGTTGGCGATCTTCAGCTGCGCCTCAGCAGCTTCCGGCAGTTGCGGGAAGAAGGTGATGAAGTCCTTGTATTCGACCTCCGCCTGCTGATACGAGGCGGTCGTGCCCTCGGCATACCATGAGTCGCCAACCGCAAGCTTTGCGCGGGCAATGAATTCCGAATCGGGATAGGTATTGATCAGCGTTTGCAGGGTGATGCGGGCGACATCGTACTTACCCTTTTTCATCGCGTCCATCGCACGATCGAACAACACTTTGTCCGGCTGTTTGGAGTCGACATTCGCGATTGGGTTGTTGACCTTATTGTGGTGGCAGCCTGCTACCAGTACTACAAAAATCAAACCGACGATGAATTTCGTTATGCGACGAATCATGAATTCCTTGTCCAGACAGCTTTCTAAGCTCTTATTACTTCAGGTTGTTTCTTTTCCTGCACTGCGGTCTGCGCTGCTTTTAATAGATTGCGCGCATTGGCAGCGATGTCGTGCCCATCAAAGACGGCGCTGCCGGCAACCAGCAGTTCCGCACCGGCTCTCACTACATCACCCACTGTTTCCAGACTTACGCCACCGTCAACCTCGATGCGGAAATTCAGTCCGCGCTCCCGCCGAATTCTCGCCAGTTTTGCGATCTTGTGCAGCGCGCCGGGAATGAACTTCTGTCCTCCGAATCCGGGATTTACCGACATCACCAGAACGAGGTTCACCATATCGAGCACTTCCGAGAGTGTCTCGACCGGAGTCGCAGGATTAATCACAACACCAGGTTTG
The sequence above is a segment of the Acidobacteriota bacterium genome. Coding sequences within it:
- a CDS encoding outer membrane protein assembly factor BamD, whose translation is MIRRITKFIVGLIFVVLVAGCHHNKVNNPIANVDSKQPDKVLFDRAMDAMKKGKYDVARITLQTLINTYPDSEFIARAKLAVGDSWYAEGTTASYQQAEVEYKDFITFFPQLPEAAEAQLKIANMHYKQMEKPDRDYTHAMRAEDEYRQLMQQFPDSKLVAEAKQRLREVQEVLAERQYRIGRFYFLRESYPAAVARLKSLADTYPLYSEADDALMMLGRSYEAEAAMLRASKLPEAPKVRLIKQYDADAAKAYSRIIERYPTSDRADEAKSRLKELGLPVPTPTPEAIAQYKAEEQSRSELGRFRTMMSTFHKAPDDLARAAKVGEPTLIEPQQTSAPQLIHEANNAALGINDSSRNGTLTLEKTTGSDATKSDPIPRSQAAPSANQESTAPAPSTNSGSGSDTGIGELTPNAAGGAQAGEDPSSSKTSEGASASNSNAANGATPPQAPAQVNEIQNGSSSEAASSSGSKDQGSSSSKKKKKTGLKKVVPF
- a CDS encoding ribulose-phosphate 3-epimerase, with amino-acid sequence MIELAPSILSADFAHLADNVLASIKGGATIVHLDVMDGHFVPNLTIGPPILKWLRPVTDVVFDVHLMIENADNFIPEFAEAGANWISVHQEACVHLNRTLDLIRQHGCKPGVVINPATPVETLSEVLDMVNLVLVMSVNPGFGGQKFIPGALHKIAKLARIRRERGLNFRIEVDGGVSLETVGDVVRAGAELLVAGSAVFDGHDIAANARNLLKAAQTAVQEKKQPEVIRA